Genomic DNA from Halobaculum sp. MBLA0147:
ACCCGTCGACTGGCCGTCGTCGTCTCCGGCGGCGGTTCCGGACCGTGAGTCCACGTCCGGCCCGCCGCACGGAGTCGCACACGGAGGTCGTGGTCTGCCGGTGCCACGCCGGCGACGCGTCGGAGCCGTGCCGGCACCGCGACGCCACCGCTGGTGACCGCCGCGTGGGCGCGGTCGAGTGTCGTCGTCGCCAGTCGCCGTTCGCGGGTCGAGTCGTCGGTCTCGACGCCGACCAGCGCGGTGGCGTAGAGACTAACCCCGGCCACGACGGCGAACGCGGCGACGAGCCCGACTGTCGGCGAACTCTGTGCCCGGCGACCGGCGTCCGTCGCCGCGCTGTCGACCGCGTCGGTGGGTCGGTCACCGGACCGCGAGGAGCGCGACACCGTCACCTCCCCACGCGACGTGCCGGACGACCAACCGCGAGCCGCGACGCCACCGGCTCCCCGTCTCGCGCGCGGTCCGGACCGCGTCGCGGAACCCCGCTCGGGTGTCGAAGACGGCCCGGAGCGGGTCGCCGAGCGCGACCCGTCGCAACGGACCGTCGCCGACTGCGAGCACCGGGCCGAATGCGAGCCGTGCAGTGGTCGTCGCGACACCGTTCCGGAGCCGGAGGTGGTCGGCGTCGGCTCGGACTGCGGTCGCGACGGTGTCGTGTGTGCCCCGTGCCGGCGGCGAGTGGCCGACGACACCGTCGACGGTCGCTACGGCCGCCGCGGCGTCCGGCGGGGGTTCGGTCGGCAGTCCCGCACCGACGCCGAACGCGACGGCGGCGACCGCTGTCAGCCCGATCCAGACGTACCACGCGTCGGCGAGTGTGTCGAACACGGGGTGTCTGGTCGCGTCACCCCACTTGAACACTCGCCGGAGAAACACGATCCGTCGGGGACGCGGGAGGGCCCGACTCGTGGGAGTTGTGTGTCCGTGTGTCCGTGTGTCAGGCGCTCGGACTGTCGACGAACAGTCCGTACAGGACCACCAACAGCGAGAGGAACGACCCGAGGCCGAGGCCGCCGACGGGGGACACCGATCCGGCGGTGCCGACGGCGGCCCCGACGGCCATCGGGAGCGGCACGACGGCCAACAACAGGTCGTACCGCTCGAACGACTGGTCGACGCGCTGTCCAGTGCCGTCGCTCGGTCGATTTCGTGTCGCCATTCTCCCACACCCAGTTCCGAGTAGCGGCCCGTTCCACTAATACGTTTCTCCCTGTTTCGCGGGAAGAACGTGTGAAGGATACATGTGGTTCCCGAGAACACTCACAGACAGCTTCTCGAAGTTCTCCGTAACTTACACGCCCGCAGCCGAGGGGGTCCTCGATTCACGGCCGTCCGGGGTCGGGGCGTCGACTCACGCCGGGAGAGAGACCGTGAGCGACCACGCCGCGAGTCCCACACTGCCGGCGACGAGGCCGGGGAGGAGTCGGCGGCGGAGAGCCCGTCGGAGCCGTGCCGCGGCACCGGCTCGATCACCGAGGTAGACGGCGGGCTCCGCCGGGTCGACGACCGTCACGTCGTCGCCGGTCTCCACACGCCACTCGACGGCACACAGCGGCTCGTCGACCTCGTCGTCGGCGGCGACCGTGTCGTCGAGGTGGGTCGGGTCGAATCCGGCGAGGTAGCCCCGCAGGGAGCGCGACAGCTCCGGCCACTCCGCCTCGGGGACGACGCGTGGCTCGCCGCCGTACAGTCGCGCGCCGGCCAGGTCGACGCGCTCCCCGTCGACCGAGACGCGATCGCCGACGGTGCCGGCCGCGACCGCCGGGCCACGGACGGGGCCGTCCGCGGCCGCGAGGGTGTCCGCGTCCGGGTCTGCGTCTGCGGCTGGCCTCGTGTCCGTGTCCACGCCCGAGTCCGTACCCGCGTCCGTCTCCGCGCCTGCGCCCGGCGGGTCCGTCGCGGCGGGTTCCACGCGCCACCGGCAGCAGAGACACCGGCGGTCACTGAACGGCGCGCGGACGCCAGTCTGCCCGTCGAGTGTCTCGACGGGCGTGGCCGCTCCGGAGGGCGTGTCACCCGCGACGCACCACAGCGTCGCCGCCCGCGCCGCGCCGACGGCCGTCGCGATCGCACCGCCCGCGGCGAGGAGGTACGCAGCGACTCTGCCGAGCAGTGGTCCCCACGCGACGTGTGTCGTCGCGACCGTCACGGGGAGCCCGACGAGTGCGCCACACAACAGCAGTCGCCACCCGCGTCCCGAGAGGTGGCGCTCGCGTCCGAACTCCCACTCCGCGGTGGCGACGACGACCGCGAACGGCGCGACCGCCAGCGCCGTCGCTGCCGTCACCAGGAGTCGCCACGCGCCCGTGCCCCCCGACACGGTGTCACGGAGGTGACAGAGGTACAAGTAGCTGTCCGAGTGGGCGGGGTGTCCCGGTTCCGAGGGGCCGCTGGGCGCCTCCGCGGTGTCCCGTCAGTCGGCGTCTCTGTCGTCCAGGTACTCGTTGAGGAGCTGTGGCGCGACGACGCCGACGAGGATCAGGACCCCGATCAGGACGGCGTCGCTCAGGTTCGTCAGAGCACCACCGAGGAACCACACCACCATCCCGAGCGTCGCGAACGAGAGGATGACCGCGTTCGAGCGAGAGAGCACGAGTGTGTGTCGGTCGGCTCGTCAGAAGTAGATTCTGTCTCGTCACTTCACTCAGAAGTGATCGCTAGAGTGGTCAAAAACCAACATAACGGTCTGGGTCAGTCCGAGTCCCTGTTATCCAGGTAGTTGTTCAGTAGTTGCGGTGCTAGGATACCAACGAAAATCAGTACTCCAATCAGAACGGTGTCGCTCAGGTTCGTCACGACACGCCCTCCGTACGTTAGTATTAGTCCGACAGTCGCAAACAAGAGGATTACCGTGTTTTCGCGGGAGACCATGTAGTATCGCCGTAAACTGGGATTTCTAAGTATCTTGTGATCGGCCTACTTCCCCCAGAAGGGGTCACCGCTCCGCTGTTTCTCCACGTACGCCTTCAGCGCCTCGCGTTCGTCGGCGGTGATCTCCTCGGTCAACTCCTGTTCGAGGATCTTGGCGTGTTTCTCCGGCAGTTCGATCCACAACTCGTCACCCTCCTCGATGCCGCGCCCGACCGTCGGGCCGTCGATGGCGACGGAGACGCGGTTGCCCGCACGCGCCTCCTCCACGTCGTCGCCCTGCTCTTGGATGCCGGAGAGTTCCCCGACGCGCTCGGGGTCGTCTCCGTCGAACTTCACCACGTTGCGGTTGTTCTGAACCGTCCCGGAGACGATCTCGACGCCGACCACGGCCGGGTCGTTCTGTCGGAAGGTGTGGTCCTGGAGGATGCGGAACCGCGCCGGCCGGACGATCTTGTCCAACACCGTCTCCTGTTGGGCGCGTTCGATCTCCGCGACGTACTCCTCGTAGTCCTCGACGAGCTGGTAGATCACGTCGTGAGAGAACAACTGGACGGACGACTCCTCGAGTTCGTCCTCGGCGTCGGCCAACACGTCCACGTTGAACCCGAGGATCACCTCGTTGGTCTCCTCGTGAGCCGTCTCCGCGATCGCCACGTCGCGGGGCGCCACGTCGCCGACCTCCGCGCGCAGGATCGGGATCTCCGCCTCCTGGAGCGCCGAGGCGATCGCCTCCAGACTGCCGAGGGTGTCTGCCTTCACGACGACCCCCTCGTCGGCCGTCTCCACCTCGATCTGGGCGATCTCCTGTTCGACCTCCGCGATCACCTCGTCGACGTTCTCCTCGCGGGCGACGCGGACCGGCGCGCCGGCCATCGCGCGGTCCAAGTCCGGCGCGGCGATCTTGATCCCCGCGGCCGCCGCCAACTCCGGCACCTGTTCGAACTCCTTCTCCGTGCGGATCTCCGCGAGCGGTCGCGGCCGCAACAGCGCGCGCACCTCCGTGACGATGGCCCCCTCCTCGCCGCCGACGACGATGGTGTCACCCTCGCGGACGGTGCCGTCGTACAACACCACGTCCAGCGTCGCGCCGAACCCGCGTTCGTCTTTGACCTCCAGCACCGTCCCCGCGCCGGGACCAGTCACGTCGATCTCCATCTCCTCTTTCATGTACCGCTGGGACAGCCCCATCATCACCGTCAGCAGGTCCGCGACACCCTCGCCCGTCTCCGCGGAGACGGGGACGACCCCGATGTTGCGCTGGAAGTTCTGGACCCGCCAGTAGAAGTCAGCCGAGAAGCCGGCGTCCGAGAGGTCCCCGATCAGTTCGTACACCTTCTCCTCCAAGTCGGACCGCGCCCGGTCGGACTGGGCGTCCATCGACGCCTGGATCGGCGTCTCGGGCTGTGGGTTCCAGCCGGGGACGGTGTCGACCTTGTTCGCGGCGACGACGAACGGCGTCCCCGTCCGCTTGAGGATCTCGACGGCCTCCTCCGTCTGCGGCTGGAACCCGTCGTTCACGTCGATCACGAGCACGGCGATGTCCGCCAGCGCGCCGCCGCGCGAGCGCAGCGTCGTGAACGAGTGGTGCCCTGGCGTGTCGATGAACAGGAGGCCGGGGAGGTCGAAGTCGTCTGGGTCGACCAACTCCCCGGCGATCCCGGAGATGGTCTCCAGCGGCACCGCGGTCGCGCCGATGTGTTGGGTGATGGCGCCGGACTCACCCTCGCTGACGGCCGAGCCGCGGATGCGGTCGAGGAGACTGGTCTTCCCGTGGTCGACGTGGCCCAGGACGGCGACGATCGGTGTCCTGAGTCCGTCGGCGCTGGGGCGAGTCACGTCGGCGGAGTCGTCGTGTGCGTCTGACATACTGCGAGATCACTCCGTAGAACGGTCGTTGTCTGTTCTCGTCGGGGTATCTTCGTAAGCGCTTCGACTCTACCACATTCTCACCGCACTCGCGTACCGCCACACTTAGCTATAAGTGAAGCGCGACAGATAGAATTGAATATGGAAACCCTTCAGCCAGATGTGGTACCAGTCAACGATAGTCTAGAAAGACAGTTCCGTTCAACATGTGATATTTTGAGTCGGTTGGACCGGAGTACCGCAAACGATGTTGAGGTGGATCTCTCCGACGCAGAGTGGTTCACACCCGCCTTCCTGACGCCGACTTCCGTGGTCTGTCAACGAGATGATCGACTCGACGGCGAGAGTCTCCGTCTCCCCGAAGATAAGGAAAGGTACCTCTCACAGATTAACTTCCCCATGGGGTCCAACGATCCGACAGAGTCACACGAAAACGACCTCCCACTCTGTCGACTGAACACACAATCTGGGCCTGCGTCGGTCGAGCGTGTCGAGTCGAAAATAGTGGAACTGCTCCAATTGGCACTCGCCGATAGCATCGAAGGAGGAATCTCCGCAATCAGATATCCCGTGAATGAGTTGATCGACAACGTTGATCAGCACTCGCGCTGCGCGAACGGCGCTCTCCTCGTACAGAATTACCCACACAAGCCATTCGTAGAGATCTGTGTTGCAGACGCCGGCATCGGGATTCTCGGCAGCTACGAGGAGAGTGGTGAGAGTGTGGACACCGACGAAGAAGCGCTGCGGATGGCACTGAATGGAGTCTCGACGAAGTCCGACGGTGTCGACCGTGGGTACGGAATACGGACGACGACAGAGATGGTATGTGATGGACTGGAAGGAGAGATTCTGTTTGCATCGGGGGACACAGCAGTACACAAACGTGGCGATGAGTCATCTGAGGCGTTCCAGCTTCCAACAGAGTGGCCGGGAACAGTGTTCGTCGCTCGACCGAAACGACCAGACAAGTCGTTTAATTATATCGACTACGTCGGATAAAGGTTTCGGTCTCGCGCCCCCAAAGCCCTTTACCGGTCACGACAGAGTTGTACGCATGACTGAGGTGGTCAGCGTCGACGATGACAGTGTCTCGACCCGGCGGTACGCAAGAGAGATCGCCGAGGACGCGGCCGCCAACGGTGCCGATGCACTCGATCTCACCGGTGTCGAGTTCGTCAGTCGATCAGTTGCCGACGAACTGCTCCATCAGTCCGAACGACGTAATTTGGAACTTCGGCACGCGGAGGGTGAAGTAGCGGAGATGCTCAATGCCGTCCGTGGTGATACCGCAACCGCCTGATTAACTCGTTTCTACCTCTTGCAGCGTCATATCGATGAACGACACTCACACCTCTCGTGTCCTCCACGCGTCCGACGCTGGGCGTGGCGTTTATGACGTTCGCCACGAACCGCCGTAGTATGGTAGACATCCTCGCCGAAGATCTCTCTGGGAAGGGGATCATCATGGGTGGGACGGAGCTCGGAGTCCTCTACAACATCACGATGGACCTGAAGACGGGTCGTCTCTCCGACCTGTTGGTGACACCGAGTGAGGCACAGACGGTCGAGGGACTCCCGTTCGAGGCGGACGGCGACGGTCACGTGAAGGTGCCGGTGCGACGCGTCCAGCGGGTGGAAGACTACATCCAGATCGAGCCGGTGTGAGCGCGATGCAGGTACTCGACACGTCCGCGTTCATCCACGAGTACACCACCGACGACCGCACGGCGTCGATCCCCGCCGTCCACGAGGAGTTGGAGGGAGAACACGCCTTCCGCTTCGACGCGATGGAGGGGTCGGGGATGCACATCCACGTCCCCGACGAGGGCGCCGTGGAGCGGGTCACCCGCGCCGCGGGCGAGACCGGCGACGACGGGGAGCTGTCGGCGACAGACCGCCGGCTCGTCGCGACTGCCTTCGAACTCGACGCGACGCTCGTGACCGACGACTACGCGATGCAGAACGTCGCCGAACGGCTCGGCGTCGACGTGCAGGTGATCGCCCGCGACGGGATCGACGAACGCCGCGACTGGCTGTTCCAGTGTGTCGGCTGTGGCCGCGAGTTCGACGACGACCGCGACCGCTGTCCGATCTGTGGCAGCGACCTCAACCGGAAGAACCCTGCTTGAGTGCGTGCGGCCGCGTCGACGAGTCGTCGGACCTCGGCCGAGTCGACGCGCCGTCTGCTCTCTCTCGAAGAGACCGACGCCCGTCGCCCCCTCAGCCGAGCACGCCGATCACCGTCGCGTACTGGATGCCGAACAGCACGGCGTTGTAGCCGCCGTGGGTGAGTGACGGGACGACGACGTTGTCCGTCCGTTCGTACAACACCCCGAGGATCGCGCCGAGCACCGTCGCGACACCGACGTAGGCGACCTGCGCGGGCAGCCCGCCCATGACACCGGGCAGGTGGATCGCGCCGAACAGCAGCGACGCGAAGGCGATGCCGCCCGGCGCGCCGACGGCGTCGCGGACGTGGCCCTGCACGACCCCGCGGAAGAGGAGCTCCTCCGCCGGCCCGACGACGAGCAGCGAGACGGGGATCATCAACAGGAAGTACACCGGCGTGCGGCCGGCGGCGGTGATCGCGCGGTTCTGGCCCGTCCCGATCCCCAGCGCCTGGAGTCCGAACAGGAGGGCGAACTGGACGGCGAGGAGTCCGACGAGGCCGCCGACGATCAGCCCCGCCTCGCGACGCGACGGCCGACGGACGGAGACGAGGTCCCGCTCCTCGGCGTAGTAGAGGAAGGCGACACACGCGAGTGCGAACCCGACGAACTGTGCGACCGTCCGCGTCACCTCGTACACCGCCGTGTCGGGCGCGACGCCGAGGATCGTCGCCAGCCCGTCGACCGGCGCGACCACGGCGAAGGCGGCCGTCCACGCCGCCACGAGGACGAACAACGAGCGGATCACCCGCAACACCACGTCTTGGGGGTCCGCGGTCCTGACGCTCATCGGCCGTGCGTACGGGACGGCCGGTGTAAACGGCTGCGACTGCGACGGGCGCGTGTCAGGGTGGTCACGATCCAACTCCGGACTCTCTCTCCGCGTGAGACGGATCCCGACCGCTCTTGCCCGCCCGTCACGACACACGACGACGTGTCACTGGAATCGGAACGAGACACGGCTGGCGACGAGCGAGTGTACCGACTGTTGGGTGTCGCGGTTGCGGTCGGGTTCCCGATCGCCTTCGGTGGTGTCGGGTGGGCCGCACTGGACAGTCTCGTCTACGGCGTCGCGGCGGGACTGCTGACGGGCGTCGGCGGCTACCTGTTTCTCCCGTGGTTCGTACGCCTCTCGGCGAGCGCCGAGGGAGGTGACGACCAGCCGTCGCTGGTCGAACTGATCGCCGACGCGCCCGGCGACCCGGGTGTCCGGTTCCTCGGGTTCGGACTCGACGCGGGTGGGATCGTCGTGCTCGCCGTGGGATTCGCGACCGACGAGCCGAACCTGTTGCTCGGCGTCGGGAGCGGCGTCGTCTTCGCACTCGCCGTCTACCTCGTCGCGTCCGTCGCGTTCGCGCAGTTCGACTCGACCGCCGCGTGAGGTGGCCGTGGCCGTACGGTCTCCGGGCCGACCGCCGTCACCACAACCCTCATTCGCGCCGCCACCCCACGCAGGGACGTGACACTCGACCGTATCCACGTCGACACCGTCGCGCACCTCGCGTCGGCGATCGCGGACGGCGTCGACGACCGCGACCACGCGGACCTCGCCGAGCGGGTGTGGACCGACTTCCTCGACCCGCTGTACGACGAGGGGAGAGAGGTGGTCGCGCCGCTGGGCGACGGCCAGGAGTTGCGGGTCGCGCCGCTGGAGGACGCCGTCCTCGCCGAGCGCCCGTTCGACACGACCCACGGCGTCGACTCGGG
This window encodes:
- a CDS encoding NOB1 family endonuclease, whose amino-acid sequence is MQVLDTSAFIHEYTTDDRTASIPAVHEELEGEHAFRFDAMEGSGMHIHVPDEGAVERVTRAAGETGDDGELSATDRRLVATAFELDATLVTDDYAMQNVAERLGVDVQVIARDGIDERRDWLFQCVGCGREFDDDRDRCPICGSDLNRKNPA
- the infB gene encoding translation initiation factor IF-2, with translation MSDAHDDSADVTRPSADGLRTPIVAVLGHVDHGKTSLLDRIRGSAVSEGESGAITQHIGATAVPLETISGIAGELVDPDDFDLPGLLFIDTPGHHSFTTLRSRGGALADIAVLVIDVNDGFQPQTEEAVEILKRTGTPFVVAANKVDTVPGWNPQPETPIQASMDAQSDRARSDLEEKVYELIGDLSDAGFSADFYWRVQNFQRNIGVVPVSAETGEGVADLLTVMMGLSQRYMKEEMEIDVTGPGAGTVLEVKDERGFGATLDVVLYDGTVREGDTIVVGGEEGAIVTEVRALLRPRPLAEIRTEKEFEQVPELAAAAGIKIAAPDLDRAMAGAPVRVAREENVDEVIAEVEQEIAQIEVETADEGVVVKADTLGSLEAIASALQEAEIPILRAEVGDVAPRDVAIAETAHEETNEVILGFNVDVLADAEDELEESSVQLFSHDVIYQLVEDYEEYVAEIERAQQETVLDKIVRPARFRILQDHTFRQNDPAVVGVEIVSGTVQNNRNVVKFDGDDPERVGELSGIQEQGDDVEEARAGNRVSVAIDGPTVGRGIEEGDELWIELPEKHAKILEQELTEEITADEREALKAYVEKQRSGDPFWGK
- a CDS encoding lysostaphin resistance A-like protein, with amino-acid sequence MSVRTADPQDVVLRVIRSLFVLVAAWTAAFAVVAPVDGLATILGVAPDTAVYEVTRTVAQFVGFALACVAFLYYAEERDLVSVRRPSRREAGLIVGGLVGLLAVQFALLFGLQALGIGTGQNRAITAAGRTPVYFLLMIPVSLLVVGPAEELLFRGVVQGHVRDAVGAPGGIAFASLLFGAIHLPGVMGGLPAQVAYVGVATVLGAILGVLYERTDNVVVPSLTHGGYNAVLFGIQYATVIGVLG
- a CDS encoding PRC-barrel domain-containing protein, which codes for MVDILAEDLSGKGIIMGGTELGVLYNITMDLKTGRLSDLLVTPSEAQTVEGLPFEADGDGHVKVPVRRVQRVEDYIQIEPV